From the genome of Tepidamorphus gemmatus, one region includes:
- a CDS encoding MarR family winged helix-turn-helix transcriptional regulator, with the protein MIRSDHALIGTTIHRVAQLIQRRIDDEIRDTGLTRVTWIAAAHVDDAPGLTISELARRLKVGNASAGQLVDRMVRDGWVERSTAPGNRRAQIVTPTDKARSALQELDGRQRALEELILQDLSSQERQVLLMLLERIRVRLSG; encoded by the coding sequence ATGATCAGATCCGACCATGCGCTGATTGGAACGACGATCCATCGCGTCGCCCAGCTGATCCAGCGGCGAATAGATGACGAGATCCGCGATACCGGTCTGACGCGTGTGACCTGGATCGCCGCCGCACATGTCGATGACGCGCCGGGACTGACGATCAGCGAACTCGCGCGGCGGCTCAAAGTCGGCAACGCCAGCGCCGGTCAGCTGGTCGACCGGATGGTGAGGGACGGCTGGGTCGAACGCTCCACGGCCCCCGGCAACCGGCGGGCACAGATCGTCACGCCCACGGACAAGGCGCGGTCAGCCTTGCAGGAACTCGATGGGCGGCAGAGGGCACTGGAGGAACTCATCCTTCAGGATCTGTCGAGTCAGGAGCGGCAGGTCCTGCTGATGCTTCTGGAACGGATCCGCGTCCGACTGTCCGGCTGA
- a CDS encoding HPF/RaiA family ribosome-associated protein, translating to MKLLKAFRNLDGDARRRATEIVDREIRHLEPHLKHFGDGLVRLEVTLSQANGKTRLQASLRLQLPSGVIVAREEGFEIEPVLRKAFDDLRHRVDRHVARLRHESEWKRPAHRRRIGALLPPARDAAEADRRKLFFDLIEDHLDTVYDVVRRELTYLECSGSVPEGYLSVRDLVDATILKGLERFEQRPTRFSIGDWLTRLALDTIEEEARAARRAGPEAAVSLEAEPEQPAVDPTGSDQEMYEFYQPDEVLRLEDLVVDESATDAETEAERHEAARMLHRAIAQLPALWRRVLIHVDLNDTTSEAAAALDGLEKDEVARIGDAARAFLRDRLAELGQPPELADRTLDALHRRSGRLPQPLADRRRLERALLGQVREDEA from the coding sequence ATGAAGCTGCTGAAGGCATTCCGTAATCTTGACGGCGACGCCCGACGGCGGGCGACAGAGATCGTCGACAGGGAAATCCGGCATCTCGAACCGCATCTGAAGCACTTCGGAGATGGCCTTGTCCGGCTCGAGGTGACCCTATCCCAGGCGAACGGGAAGACGCGCCTGCAGGCCAGCCTGCGTCTGCAGCTTCCTTCGGGCGTGATCGTGGCACGGGAAGAGGGGTTCGAGATCGAGCCCGTCCTGCGCAAGGCGTTTGATGACCTGCGCCACCGGGTTGATCGCCACGTGGCGCGCCTCAGGCACGAATCGGAATGGAAGCGACCGGCGCACCGCCGCCGGATCGGCGCCCTGCTGCCGCCCGCCCGTGATGCGGCAGAAGCCGATCGGCGCAAGCTCTTCTTCGACCTGATCGAGGATCACCTCGATACGGTCTATGACGTGGTCCGGCGCGAATTGACCTATCTCGAATGCAGCGGATCGGTCCCCGAGGGCTACCTGAGTGTCCGCGATCTCGTCGATGCGACGATCCTCAAGGGTCTGGAGCGGTTCGAACAGCGGCCAACGCGGTTCTCGATCGGCGACTGGCTGACGCGGCTGGCGCTGGACACGATCGAGGAGGAGGCGCGCGCCGCTCGCCGGGCGGGGCCCGAGGCCGCCGTCTCGCTGGAGGCAGAACCCGAGCAGCCGGCCGTGGATCCGACCGGCTCCGATCAGGAGATGTACGAGTTCTATCAGCCTGACGAGGTCCTGCGGCTTGAGGATCTCGTCGTCGACGAGTCAGCGACCGACGCTGAGACCGAGGCCGAACGCCATGAGGCGGCACGGATGCTCCACCGCGCGATCGCCCAACTTCCCGCCCTATGGCGACGGGTGCTGATCCACGTCGATCTCAACGACACGACGTCGGAAGCTGCCGCCGCTCTCGACGGGCTTGAAAAGGACGAGGTGGCACGGATCGGCGACGCGGCGCGTGCCTTTCTCCGCGACAGGCTGGCCGAACTGGGCCAGCCGCCGGAGCTTGCCGACCGGACGCTCGACGCGCTGCATCGCCGATCAGGGCGCCTGCCGCAACCCCTGGCAGATCGTCGGCGGCTCGAGCGTGCCCTGCTCGGGCAGGTACGGGAGGACGAGGCATGA
- a CDS encoding SDH family Clp fold serine proteinase produces the protein MDVMQLLWLFFIVSALQPVLQRKYLEAMRARKIAQIERNRGSRVILLIHRQETMNLLGFPLMRYIDVNDSEEVLRAIQLTDAEVPLDIVLHTPGGLVLAATQIARAIQGHKGKVTVFVPHYAMSGGTLIALAADEIVMCDHSALGPVDPQIGQMPAASLLAVVERKPIAEVDDQTLIMADVGRKAVAQIEAFVKRLLADKMDEGRAAALAETLATGTWTHDYPISADEAREMGLPVRTDMPPEILELMTLYPQPVRRQGGGVEYLPAPRHRDARGASEAR, from the coding sequence ATGGACGTGATGCAGCTGCTCTGGTTGTTCTTCATCGTCTCCGCGCTGCAGCCGGTTCTGCAGCGCAAGTATCTGGAAGCGATGCGTGCCCGCAAGATTGCCCAGATCGAGCGCAATCGCGGCAGCCGCGTCATCCTCCTCATCCATCGCCAGGAAACGATGAACCTCCTGGGCTTTCCGCTGATGCGCTACATCGACGTCAACGATTCCGAGGAAGTTCTCCGCGCGATCCAGTTGACGGATGCCGAGGTGCCGCTCGACATCGTGCTGCACACACCCGGCGGACTGGTGCTGGCGGCGACGCAGATCGCCCGCGCCATTCAGGGACACAAGGGCAAGGTCACCGTGTTCGTGCCGCATTACGCGATGTCCGGAGGTACGCTGATTGCCCTTGCTGCGGACGAGATCGTGATGTGCGACCATTCCGCACTGGGTCCGGTCGATCCGCAGATCGGCCAGATGCCGGCCGCCTCGCTGCTCGCGGTCGTCGAACGCAAGCCGATCGCCGAGGTCGACGACCAGACCCTCATCATGGCCGATGTCGGACGCAAGGCGGTCGCCCAGATCGAGGCATTCGTGAAGCGGCTGTTGGCGGACAAGATGGACGAGGGCAGGGCAGCGGCGCTCGCAGAGACGCTGGCAACGGGTACCTGGACGCATGACTATCCCATCTCGGCCGACGAGGCGCGCGAAATGGGCCTGCCGGTGCGAACCGACATGCCGCCGGAGATCCTCGAGCTGATGACACTCTATCCGCAGCCGGTGCGGCGTCAGGGCGGAGGTGTCGAATATCTGCCGGCACCGCGGCACCGGGACGCGAGGGGCGCGTCGGAAGCTCGCTGA
- the ftsH gene encoding ATP-dependent zinc metalloprotease FtsH, giving the protein MQKKTEYNIWYWVLAFLAVIFIQDLIAGWQTVAPISYSQFEKYLDDGKISSVAVGSDTISGTFSEPIDGKSQFVTTLVDPAILERIGRSGVEITGIPRNTFIGTLISWVAPALVFFGLWMLVFRKFAEKQGFGGFMQVGRSKARVYMERETGVSFADVAGVDEAKAELEEVVEFLRNPAEYGRLGARIPKGILLVGPPGTGKTLLARAVAGEAGVTFFSISGSEFVEMFVGVGAARVRDLFEQARKAAPAIIFIDELDALGRARSSGQIAGGHDEREQTLNQLLTELDGFDPSVGIVLLAATNRPEILDPALLRAGRFDRQVLVDRPDKKGRIQILGVHMKKVKLAPDVDAEKVAALTPGFSGADLANLVNEAALLATRRKADAVTMEDFSNAVERIVAGLEKKNRVLNPREREIVAHHEMGHALVAMALPGTDPVHKVSIIPRGIGALGYTIQRPTEDRFLMTREELENKIAVLLGGRAAEKIIYDHLSTGAADDLVKATDIARAMVARYGMDPDLGNVSYDSERPGFLGTGDPSSWLNRRYSEATAERMDQKVREVVDGVFKRTLALLEANRALLERSARDLLQRETLDESDLAAIAAQVKRIGSAAA; this is encoded by the coding sequence ATGCAGAAGAAGACCGAATACAATATCTGGTACTGGGTTCTGGCGTTTCTGGCCGTCATCTTCATCCAGGACCTCATCGCCGGGTGGCAGACCGTCGCCCCGATCAGCTACAGCCAGTTCGAGAAGTATCTCGATGACGGGAAAATTTCCTCTGTCGCGGTCGGGTCGGATACGATCTCCGGCACCTTCTCCGAGCCGATCGACGGCAAGAGCCAGTTCGTAACGACTCTCGTCGATCCCGCGATCCTCGAGCGGATCGGTCGCTCCGGCGTCGAGATCACCGGTATCCCCCGGAACACGTTTATCGGCACGCTGATCTCCTGGGTGGCGCCGGCGCTGGTGTTCTTCGGGCTGTGGATGCTTGTGTTCCGCAAGTTTGCCGAGAAGCAGGGCTTCGGCGGCTTCATGCAGGTCGGCCGCAGCAAGGCCAGGGTCTACATGGAACGGGAAACCGGCGTCAGCTTCGCCGATGTCGCCGGTGTCGACGAGGCCAAGGCCGAACTCGAGGAAGTCGTCGAATTCCTTCGCAATCCGGCCGAGTACGGCAGGTTGGGCGCCCGCATTCCCAAGGGGATCCTGCTCGTCGGCCCGCCGGGCACCGGCAAGACGCTGCTGGCGCGTGCCGTTGCCGGCGAGGCCGGGGTCACGTTCTTCTCGATCTCCGGGTCGGAATTCGTCGAGATGTTCGTGGGTGTCGGCGCGGCCCGGGTGCGCGACCTGTTCGAGCAGGCGCGCAAGGCCGCACCCGCGATCATCTTCATCGACGAGCTCGATGCTCTCGGGCGGGCGCGGTCGTCCGGACAGATCGCCGGCGGGCATGACGAGCGCGAGCAGACGCTGAACCAGCTTCTGACCGAGCTCGACGGGTTCGATCCGTCGGTCGGCATCGTGCTTCTGGCTGCCACCAACCGCCCCGAGATTCTCGATCCGGCGCTCCTGCGCGCCGGCCGCTTCGACCGGCAGGTGCTGGTGGACCGGCCAGACAAGAAGGGCCGCATCCAGATCCTCGGCGTCCACATGAAGAAGGTGAAGCTCGCCCCGGACGTGGATGCCGAGAAGGTCGCCGCGCTCACGCCGGGCTTCTCCGGCGCCGATCTCGCCAATCTGGTCAACGAGGCGGCGCTGCTCGCCACCCGCCGCAAGGCAGATGCCGTGACGATGGAAGACTTCAGCAATGCCGTCGAGCGCATCGTCGCGGGGCTCGAGAAGAAGAACCGCGTGCTGAACCCGCGCGAGCGCGAGATCGTGGCGCATCACGAAATGGGTCACGCGCTGGTGGCGATGGCGCTGCCCGGTACGGACCCGGTGCACAAGGTCTCGATCATCCCGCGCGGCATCGGCGCGCTCGGCTACACGATCCAGCGGCCGACGGAAGACCGCTTCCTGATGACACGCGAGGAACTCGAGAACAAGATCGCGGTCCTGCTGGGTGGTCGGGCGGCCGAGAAGATCATCTACGACCACCTTTCGACCGGAGCCGCGGACGATCTGGTCAAGGCGACCGACATCGCGCGGGCAATGGTCGCGCGCTACGGCATGGACCCCGATCTCGGCAATGTCAGCTATGACAGCGAGCGGCCCGGCTTTCTCGGCACCGGCGATCCGTCCTCCTGGCTCAACCGGCGCTACAGCGAGGCAACCGCCGAGCGGATGGATCAGAAGGTGCGCGAGGTCGTGGATGGCGTGTTCAAGCGCACGCTCGCGCTGCTCGAAGCCAATAGGGCTCTGCTTGAACGATCGGCGCGCGATCTCCTGCAGCGGGAAACGCTCGACGAATCCGATCTCGCCGCCATCGCGGCGCAGGTGAAGCGGATCGGCTCGGCCGCAGCGTGA
- a CDS encoding Hsp20/alpha crystallin family protein, with the protein MQIKDLIPWARRDSAPATERDSDNPIATLQREMNNVFERFWNRVGHLDWPWGSGEAKSDMVETDNAIEVSIELPGMEIKDIEVTVNDDMLTVKGEKRIERQEEKKGYYLSERSYGAIYRTIPLPPGVDGAKAEATFRNGVLTIRLPQTPEAKAKVKRIEVKGG; encoded by the coding sequence ATGCAGATCAAGGACCTCATTCCCTGGGCGCGCAGGGACAGCGCGCCGGCCACCGAACGGGACTCCGACAATCCGATCGCGACGCTGCAGCGCGAGATGAACAACGTCTTCGAGCGGTTCTGGAACCGCGTCGGCCATCTCGACTGGCCTTGGGGCAGCGGCGAGGCCAAGTCGGACATGGTCGAGACCGACAATGCGATCGAGGTTTCGATCGAGCTGCCCGGCATGGAGATAAAGGACATCGAGGTGACGGTCAACGATGACATGCTGACCGTGAAGGGCGAGAAACGCATCGAACGCCAGGAGGAGAAGAAGGGCTACTATCTCTCCGAGCGCAGCTATGGTGCGATCTATCGGACGATCCCGCTGCCGCCGGGCGTCGATGGCGCGAAAGCCGAGGCCACCTTCAGGAACGGGGTGCTGACGATCCGGTTGCCGCAGACCCCAGAAGCGAAGGCGAAGGTCAAGCGGATCGAGGTCAAGGGCGGCTGA
- a CDS encoding rhomboid family intramembrane serine protease produces the protein MLPWADTVARRFPPIVVWTLIGVNLLAFLYQVGLPPRALDRFLFDFALVPSRFFGRLSLVAPSDPTPFVTNMFLHGGWLHLIVNMWTLWIFGPAVEDRLGPGRFVLFYLFCGVAAGLAHALANPESVVPALGASGAIAGVIGCYARMFPAARLVVIVPILFIPLFFEIRAIVFAAIWFATQVIPGLLSIGDQATGGVAWWAHIGGFVAGWLVTPLLKRPASAYRHHYRDEGVYGFLPDGRREGGIGPWT, from the coding sequence ATGCTGCCCTGGGCTGATACCGTTGCCCGCAGGTTCCCCCCGATCGTCGTCTGGACGCTCATCGGGGTGAACCTCCTCGCCTTCCTCTACCAGGTCGGCCTTCCGCCGCGCGCGCTCGACCGGTTCCTGTTCGACTTCGCGCTGGTGCCGTCGCGCTTCTTCGGACGATTGAGCCTTGTCGCTCCATCCGACCCGACCCCGTTCGTCACCAACATGTTCCTGCACGGGGGATGGCTGCACCTCATCGTGAACATGTGGACGCTCTGGATCTTCGGCCCGGCGGTCGAAGACAGGCTCGGACCGGGTCGCTTCGTGCTGTTCTATCTGTTCTGCGGTGTCGCGGCCGGGCTGGCGCACGCGCTGGCGAACCCCGAATCAGTCGTTCCGGCGCTGGGCGCATCGGGAGCGATCGCGGGCGTGATCGGTTGCTACGCGCGCATGTTCCCGGCGGCCCGGCTGGTGGTGATCGTGCCGATCCTGTTCATCCCGCTGTTCTTCGAGATCCGCGCAATCGTGTTCGCGGCAATCTGGTTCGCGACGCAGGTCATCCCCGGTCTGCTGTCGATCGGCGATCAGGCAACGGGCGGTGTCGCCTGGTGGGCGCATATCGGTGGCTTTGTCGCCGGTTGGCTCGTGACGCCGCTCCTGAAGAGGCCGGCCAGCGCCTACAGACACCATTACCGTGATGAGGGCGTCTACGGCTTCCTGCCGGATGGCCGTCGGGAAGGAGGGATAGGTCCATGGACGTGA
- the trxC gene encoding thioredoxin TrxC, translated as MPTVACPQCSSTNRVPPGRLTDNPKCGRCGAALFQGRPVTLTASNFERHANAELPLLVDFWAEWCGPCKMMAPQFEAAARTLEPYFRLGKLDTEAEQQLAGRYGIRSIPTMILFSGGREIARTSGAMSARQIEHWARSQAA; from the coding sequence ATGCCAACCGTCGCATGTCCGCAATGCAGTTCCACCAATCGCGTGCCGCCGGGGCGGTTGACCGACAATCCCAAGTGCGGCCGCTGTGGCGCTGCCCTCTTTCAAGGACGGCCCGTGACGCTTACCGCGAGCAATTTCGAGCGTCATGCCAATGCCGAACTGCCATTGCTCGTCGATTTCTGGGCAGAGTGGTGCGGGCCCTGCAAGATGATGGCGCCGCAGTTCGAGGCCGCGGCCCGCACCCTCGAACCCTATTTCCGGCTGGGCAAACTCGATACCGAAGCCGAACAGCAGCTCGCCGGCCGTTACGGCATACGCAGCATCCCGACCATGATCCTGTTCAGTGGCGGACGGGAGATTGCGAGAACCAGCGGCGCAATGTCGGCTCGACAGATCGAACACTGGGCGCGGTCACAGGCAGCATGA
- a CDS encoding NADH dehydrogenase ubiquinone Fe-S protein 4: protein MRSWDVPTAIIYRPARSAMTSAPRPNYWILEFEPSRPPQMDPLMGWISSDDPYRSICLKFPDRDSAVAFAEQQDWRYVVQEDRPVRRIANPWQGRERHRLFRGVDAAGAYLIRPPSGGITNHRVQRAIDMDGVVDLSERQPERLDPVLEASLESFPASDPPAWTGVTVASRKA from the coding sequence ATGCGGTCGTGGGACGTTCCGACGGCGATCATCTACCGTCCCGCCCGGTCGGCGATGACGTCGGCTCCCCGACCGAACTACTGGATCCTCGAGTTCGAGCCATCCCGGCCGCCGCAGATGGATCCGCTGATGGGATGGATCTCGAGCGACGATCCCTATCGTTCGATCTGTCTCAAGTTCCCCGATCGTGACAGTGCGGTCGCCTTCGCCGAACAGCAGGATTGGCGCTATGTCGTCCAGGAGGATCGACCCGTGCGTCGGATCGCGAACCCGTGGCAGGGCCGCGAGCGGCACCGGCTGTTCAGGGGCGTCGACGCGGCAGGCGCATATCTCATTCGTCCACCCTCAGGCGGCATCACCAATCACCGTGTGCAACGCGCGATCGACATGGACGGTGTGGTGGATCTTTCCGAGCGGCAGCCGGAGAGGCTCGATCCGGTACTCGAAGCCTCGCTCGAGTCGTTCCCGGCATCCGATCCCCCGGCATGGACGGGTGTGACGGTTGCGTCGAGGAAGGCGTGA
- a CDS encoding ATP-dependent Clp protease ATP-binding subunit, translated as MANGTCDICGRPATARVRATVNGRVQTLELCDQHYREMVRRSGRSASPLESLFGRHSLLDEFFGDGGFGSLFGDSPLRGRVLGASGDGDNDLVDATFGEPAPRRGTRRGGGRSLADRLSEQGNRLLQDAAQKAGDFGRGEVDTEHLLLALTGSEVVRTVLEQFKVDADDLRRQIETEAKRGDAKPEGEIGVSPRLKDALNRAFIASNELGHSYVGPEHLLIGLAEEGEGLAASILRKYGLTPQALRQQVTKVVGKGAEEGRVEAPSTTPDLDQFSRDLTKLAREGKLDPVIGRAREIETTIEVLARRKKNNPVLIGEPGVGKTAIVEGLAQRIVAGEVPEALRNKRLVELNINSMVAGSKYRGEFEERVQKILKEIQENKDELILFIDEIHTIVGAGQGGGEGGLDIANVFKPALARGELNLIGATTLNEYQKHIEKDAALERRFQPVYVAEPTVAQTIMILRGLRDTLEAHHKVTITDEAIVAAAELSDRYISGRFMPDKAIDLIDQAAARVKISATARPVDVQELEAEVGQLRRELDYATNRKQFDRAAELKQELEAKQKELDELLEIWKRDQASATAEVRADHVAQIVSKITGIPVTELTAEERDKLLKLEERLHERVIGQDEAIRAVADAVRLARAGLREGRGPTATFLFLGPTGVGKTELAKTLAEVIFGDQDAMIRIDMSEYGERHSVARLVGAPPGYVGYEEGGQLTEKVRRRPYSVVLLDEIEKAHPDVYNILLQVFDDGRLTDGKGRVVDFTNTIIIATSNLGSDIIQRNLKKRGTKEFDEAKQKAELMEVLRGHFRPEFINRIDEIIVFHSLNQSEIRQIVELQLNRVKRTALTQGVELEFDVSVIDHFAAAGFRPEYGARELRRLIRSELETELAREMLAGRVGDGDRVRVVWSSDEQKVAFEKIARADGAAATGPGETTAGNGDQAAAATSGSADAADAAAAAAANEGQSSAN; from the coding sequence ATGGCAAACGGAACCTGTGACATCTGCGGCCGCCCGGCCACAGCGCGCGTGCGCGCCACGGTCAATGGCAGGGTGCAGACCCTGGAACTGTGCGATCAGCACTATCGCGAGATGGTGCGCCGGTCGGGGCGCAGCGCCTCGCCCCTGGAATCGCTGTTCGGACGGCATTCCCTCCTTGACGAGTTCTTCGGCGACGGCGGCTTCGGCAGCCTGTTCGGCGACAGCCCATTGCGGGGCAGGGTCCTTGGCGCGAGTGGCGACGGCGATAACGATTTAGTCGACGCCACCTTCGGCGAGCCAGCCCCCCGCCGCGGAACGCGCCGCGGCGGCGGGCGGTCTCTGGCTGATCGGCTGAGCGAACAGGGCAACCGGCTGTTGCAGGATGCGGCGCAGAAGGCAGGAGATTTCGGGCGCGGCGAAGTCGATACGGAACACCTCCTGCTCGCGCTGACCGGCTCCGAGGTCGTCAGGACTGTCCTCGAGCAGTTCAAGGTCGATGCGGACGATCTGCGCCGCCAGATCGAGACGGAGGCCAAGCGCGGCGACGCAAAGCCGGAAGGCGAGATCGGCGTCAGTCCGCGCCTCAAGGACGCGCTGAACCGAGCCTTCATCGCCTCGAACGAGCTGGGCCATTCCTATGTCGGTCCGGAGCATCTGCTGATCGGTCTTGCCGAGGAGGGCGAGGGCCTCGCGGCCTCGATCCTGCGCAAGTACGGCCTCACGCCGCAGGCGCTCCGTCAGCAGGTGACGAAGGTTGTCGGCAAGGGCGCCGAGGAGGGCAGGGTCGAGGCGCCGTCGACCACACCCGACCTCGACCAGTTCAGCCGCGACCTGACCAAGCTCGCACGCGAGGGCAAGCTCGATCCGGTCATCGGCCGCGCCCGCGAGATCGAGACGACCATCGAGGTTCTGGCCCGGCGCAAGAAGAACAATCCCGTACTTATCGGCGAACCGGGTGTCGGCAAGACCGCCATCGTCGAGGGACTCGCACAACGGATCGTTGCGGGCGAGGTGCCGGAGGCGCTGCGCAACAAGCGGCTGGTCGAACTCAACATCAATTCCATGGTCGCGGGCTCGAAGTACCGTGGCGAGTTCGAGGAGAGAGTTCAGAAAATTCTGAAGGAGATACAGGAGAACAAGGACGAGCTGATCCTGTTCATCGACGAGATCCACACCATCGTCGGCGCCGGGCAGGGCGGCGGCGAGGGCGGTCTCGACATCGCCAACGTTTTCAAGCCGGCGCTGGCGCGCGGTGAACTGAATCTGATCGGCGCGACGACGCTCAACGAGTACCAGAAGCACATCGAGAAGGACGCAGCGCTCGAACGCCGCTTCCAGCCGGTCTATGTCGCCGAGCCGACAGTCGCCCAAACCATCATGATCCTGCGCGGATTGCGGGATACGCTCGAAGCACACCACAAGGTGACGATCACCGACGAGGCCATTGTCGCGGCGGCCGAGCTGTCGGACCGCTACATTTCCGGGCGCTTCATGCCCGACAAGGCGATCGACCTCATCGATCAGGCAGCGGCACGGGTCAAGATCAGCGCTACCGCCCGGCCCGTGGACGTGCAGGAACTCGAGGCCGAGGTCGGGCAGCTCCGGCGTGAGCTCGACTATGCCACGAACCGCAAGCAGTTCGATCGTGCGGCCGAACTCAAGCAGGAGCTCGAAGCCAAGCAGAAGGAGCTGGATGAACTCCTCGAGATCTGGAAGCGCGACCAGGCTTCGGCGACCGCCGAGGTGCGCGCCGACCATGTTGCGCAGATCGTGTCCAAGATCACCGGTATCCCGGTGACCGAACTGACCGCCGAAGAGAGGGACAAGCTCCTCAAGCTGGAGGAGAGGCTGCACGAGCGGGTCATCGGGCAGGACGAGGCCATTCGCGCCGTGGCCGATGCGGTGCGTCTGGCGCGTGCCGGTCTGCGCGAGGGGCGCGGACCGACCGCGACGTTCCTGTTCCTCGGTCCGACCGGTGTCGGCAAGACCGAACTCGCCAAGACGCTTGCCGAGGTGATCTTCGGCGATCAGGATGCGATGATCCGCATCGACATGTCGGAGTACGGCGAACGCCATTCGGTCGCAAGGCTGGTGGGCGCGCCGCCCGGCTATGTCGGCTACGAGGAAGGCGGGCAGCTTACCGAGAAGGTGCGCCGCCGCCCCTATTCAGTCGTGCTTCTGGACGAGATCGAGAAGGCACACCCGGATGTCTACAACATCCTGCTTCAGGTCTTCGACGACGGTCGGCTGACCGATGGCAAGGGCCGCGTGGTGGACTTCACCAACACCATCATCATCGCCACCTCGAACCTCGGGTCCGACATCATCCAGAGGAACCTCAAGAAGCGGGGCACCAAGGAATTCGACGAGGCGAAACAGAAGGCCGAGCTTATGGAGGTGCTGCGCGGGCACTTCCGGCCCGAGTTCATCAACCGGATCGACGAGATCATCGTCTTCCATTCGCTGAACCAGTCGGAAATCCGCCAGATCGTCGAACTGCAGCTGAACCGCGTGAAGCGGACGGCGCTGACCCAGGGCGTCGAGCTCGAGTTCGACGTGAGCGTGATCGACCACTTCGCCGCCGCGGGCTTCCGTCCCGAATATGGCGCGCGCGAGCTGCGCCGGCTGATCCGGTCTGAACTCGAGACGGAACTGGCGCGCGAAATGCTCGCCGGACGCGTCGGCGACGGCGACAGGGTGCGTGTGGTCTGGTCGTCCGACGAGCAGAAGGTGGCCTTCGAGAAGATCGCCAGGGCGGATGGCGCCGCAGCAACCGGACCGGGCGAGACGACTGCCGGCAACGGCGACCAGGCGGCTGCCGCGACGTCGGGATCGGCCGATGCGGCGGATGCGGCGGCAGCCGCAGCGGCGAACGAGGGACAGTCTTCCGCGAATTGA
- a CDS encoding cation:proton antiporter yields the protein MHGVTGLPETAALLVFAAFVLVTICSRAGIPSIVGYILTGVLIGPAGSGLLAEGEALTTVGEIGVILLLFALGLEFSFEKLVTLRRHVFGVGAAQVAVTALLVAVPASFVFDLAAVPAVVLGGAVAMSSTAMCLKVLSGVDALGSAAGRLAISVLLFQDLAAAGLLLLHDAATGAAEGYGVATVIGGAAALVAALFFARGPLQALARWTAAHGDAELAQLLALAIALGSGIAAMSVGLSPALAAFAAGMIIGEGDARHVVEREIRPFRDLFVGIFFISIGTKMPLGLIPEFWPIVLAWLVILVPGKAVLVSILASWFGDPGPSASRAGIILAHGGEFSLMLISVSMSSGLIGEAIAGPLLLAIGISMLAGSILVRWAGETDRRSGHCLRSGG from the coding sequence ATGCACGGCGTGACCGGATTGCCAGAGACCGCGGCACTGCTGGTCTTCGCGGCATTCGTGCTCGTGACGATCTGTTCGCGTGCCGGTATTCCGAGCATCGTCGGCTACATTCTCACGGGCGTGCTGATCGGTCCGGCCGGAAGCGGGCTGCTGGCCGAAGGTGAGGCGCTCACCACCGTCGGCGAGATCGGCGTCATTCTGCTGCTGTTTGCGCTCGGGCTCGAGTTCTCTTTCGAGAAGCTCGTTACGCTCCGGCGTCATGTCTTCGGGGTCGGTGCCGCTCAAGTTGCCGTCACGGCCCTGCTCGTCGCCGTGCCGGCCAGCTTCGTGTTCGATCTCGCTGCCGTTCCGGCCGTCGTTCTCGGCGGGGCGGTGGCGATGTCGTCCACGGCGATGTGTCTCAAGGTGCTGTCTGGCGTGGACGCCCTGGGCTCCGCTGCCGGCCGCCTGGCGATCTCCGTTCTGCTTTTCCAGGATCTGGCGGCGGCCGGGCTCCTGCTGCTGCACGATGCGGCAACCGGTGCAGCAGAGGGCTACGGTGTGGCTACCGTGATTGGCGGCGCGGCGGCGCTCGTCGCGGCATTGTTCTTTGCACGGGGCCCGCTGCAAGCCCTTGCAAGGTGGACGGCTGCACACGGCGACGCCGAACTGGCCCAGCTCCTCGCACTCGCAATCGCCCTCGGTTCCGGCATTGCCGCCATGTCGGTGGGGCTCTCGCCGGCCCTCGCGGCCTTCGCGGCCGGAATGATCATCGGCGAAGGTGATGCGCGACATGTCGTCGAACGGGAGATTCGCCCATTCCGGGATCTGTTTGTCGGCATCTTCTTCATCAGCATCGGAACAAAGATGCCGCTCGGCCTGATCCCGGAATTCTGGCCGATCGTGCTTGCCTGGCTCGTCATCCTTGTGCCGGGCAAGGCGGTGCTCGTGTCAATTCTGGCTTCTTGGTTCGGCGATCCTGGACCGTCTGCATCGAGGGCGGGCATCATCCTCGCTCATGGCGGCGAGTTCAGCCTGATGCTGATTTCGGTATCGATGTCGTCGGGTCTCATCGGCGAAGCGATCGCTGGTCCGTTGCTCCTTGCGATCGGCATCAGCATGCTGGCGGGAAGTATCCTCGTCAGATGGGCGGGTGAGACGGATCGCCGGTCAGGTCATTGCCTGCGAAGCGGTGGATGA